Proteins from a single region of Felis catus isolate Fca126 chromosome B4, F.catus_Fca126_mat1.0, whole genome shotgun sequence:
- the LOC101086734 gene encoding olfactory receptor 6C75 — protein MKNYTSVTEFILLGLTNDPQWQVVLFVFLLATYMLSVTGNLIIVTLTLSDAHLQTPMYFFLRNFSFLEISFTSVCIPRFLVTFVTRDRTISYNGCVTQLFFFIFLGVTEFYLLAAMSYDRYVAICKPLHYMTIMSNRVCTLLVFSSWLAGFLIIFPPILLLLQLDFCASNVIDHFICDASPILQLSCTNTRFLELMAFFLAVVTLMVTLTLVILSYTYIIRTILRIPSTSQRKKAFSTCSSHMIVVSLSYGSCIFMYIKRSARERVTLSKGVAVLNTSVAPLLNPFIYTLRNQQVKQAFKNVVQRMAFYSNK, from the coding sequence ATGAAAAATTACACCTCAGTAACAGAATTTATTCTTCTTGGATTGACAAATGACCCACAGTGGCAGGTTGTACTTTTCGTATTTCTTCTTGCTACCTACATGCTAAGTGTGACTGGGAACCTGATCATTGTCACCCTCACCCTTTCAGATGCCCACCTGCAGACGCCAATGTATTTCTTCCTTCGAAACTTCTCATTCCTAGAAATATCATTCACGTCTGTCTGCATTCCCAGATTCCTTGTCACTTTTGTGACAAGGGACAGAACCATTTCCTACAATGGTTGTGTGACTCagctatttttcttcatcttcttggGGGTGACAGAATTTTACCTTCTGGCTGCCATGTCCTATGACCGCTacgtggccatctgcaagcctcTCCATTACATGACCATCATGAGCAACAGAGTCTGCACCCTTCTTGTCTTTAGCTCGTGGCTTGCAGGATTCCTGATCATCTTTCCACCAATACTGTTGCTTCTACAGTTGGATTTCTGTGCCTCCAATGTAATTGATCATTTTATCTGTGACGCTTCTCCAATTCTACAGCTTTCTTGCACAAACACTCGCTTTCTAGAACTCATGGCATTTTTTTTAGCGGTGGTAACACTTATGGTCACCTTAACGCTAGTTATTCTGTCTTACACATACATCATCCGTACAATTCTGAGAATTCCTTCCACAAGTCAAAGGAAGAAAGCCTTTTCCACTTGCTCCTCCCACATGATAGTGGTCTCCCTCTCTTATGGAAGCTGCATTTTCATGTACATTAAGCGTTCTGCAAGGGAAAGGGTGACTTTAAGCAAAGGAGTAGCTGTGCTCAATACCTCAGTGGCTCCTCTCTTAAATCCTTTCATATATACACTAAGGAATCAGCAGGTGAAGCAAGCCTTTAAGAATGTGGTCCAGAGAATGGCCTTttactcaaataaatga